The Methanoregula sp. UBA64 region GATCGGTTCCTGATCGATGACCGGATCCGGCTCCCCGGTCTTTGGTTCTTCCCCGGTGCCGGCCCAGGCGTCGCCAAACCCAAAAAGAACCTCCTCCCACCGGGTCTCTCCCGCTGCAATTCCCCGGAGGGTGCCCGGGGTAAGGATCCCCCGCTCTTCTGCAATAGCGAGCACGAGCAGGGAGAATACCTGGCAATCGACCAGGATCCCGATCCTGCTGCTCCGCATCCCGATATTTTCCCGGGCAATGCTCCGGGCCAGCTGCTCGCGCCATGCAGAGAGGGATACCAGCAGTGCCTCTTCCGGGCCGGCCGGCGCCGGCACATCCATACTGCCGTCCGCACCGTCCCCGGGATCCTTCATGATGGTAGTACTCGGCGCGAGCCGGGCAATAATGTTGCTGGAGGGATACGCCCCTCACAGGAGAGCCGGCACAAAGAATGCGACCAGCAGGAGATCCTCGTTGCCGGCCCTGACCGCGTGGGGGACATCTGGCGGGGTTGCACAGGACTGGCCGGCCGTAACGGGAATCTCCTTGTCCCCAAGAACGATCGTGCCGCTGCCGCGGAGGATCGTGTTCCACTCCCACGGGCCATCGTGGGTGTGGTTTGCCACTGCACACCCTTTTGCGATCCGGACAAGATGGTAGCTGAACTTCCCGCCGGTCTCCCGGCCCGTTGCCAGGTCTTTTAGGAAGACCCCCTCCGATCCCGGCGGGGCACGCCAGGGCCGGTCGGCGGCATCGGTCGTACAGCCGGGAAAGATCACGGTACCCGATTCAAAGCGTGCGGAAAGGTCGGAAGGATCCATACCCGTTCATTGTTATCCGATCCGCAATAAAGGCGGGCATGAAAAAAAGATCAGATGGCAAGAAGCGCCCCGTCATCATCCAACGGCGGAGCCCGTGCATGGACGGCAAACATCAGCACGATGCCGATCGCTTCAAGGACCATGCAGAAGAAGAACGCAGCGTCGAATGCGCTGGCAAGTTCGGCGGGTGCAAGGGCATGGGCCGAGTACTCGGCAAGCTTCGGGCCCGCGGCTATCGTGGCAACGAGCATGACGCACGCGACCCCGAGCGACGAACCGAGGTTGGTCATGACCTTGACAAGCCCGCTCGTGGATCCCCGGTCCTTTGCCGGGCACTCGCCCATCACGGCGCTGTTTAACGGCGAGAACGCGATACCCGTCCCGGCGCCGAGAAGGAACAGGTAGATGCAGACATGGCCCACGCTGGTCCGGTCCGAGAGGGTGGAAAGGAAGAAGAGCGCTGCCGTGCAGAGGGCAAAGCCGAGGAGGATCGGCCGTTTTGTCCCGATCACGTCCGAGATCTTTCCCGAGATCGGGGCGGTGATGATCATGCCCACGGGAAGGGCAAGGAGGATCGTGCCGGCGGTGTCGGTCGGGATCCTTTTTACGATCTCCAGGTAGAACGGCATAATCACCATCACGCCGGCCATCGCCATCTGGATCAGCAAAATGCAGGTGTTCTGGACTGCGTAGCCCCGCCCGGCAAAGAGCGAGAGGTTCACGAGCGGTTCCTTTGACCGGCGCTCCATGACCACAAAGAGGCACCAGGATAGTGCCGAGACGACAAGGGCCGCGACGCCCTTGAGCGGATCGGTGCCCTGCAGCGTGGTCAGGCCGTAGATGAGTGCCCCCAGCGCAATAAAGACGGCAACGATCCCGCCGGTATCCATCCGGGCCGACGGCGCGACCGCATCGTGGCGCGGGATCACTTTGAGGCCGAGCAGGATGGCAGCGATCCCGACCGGGAGATTGACAAAGAAGATGTACTGCCACGAGAACGTGCTCGTGAGAAACCCGCCCACCACCGGGCCAAGGGCAGCGCCAAGCATCGTAAACATCGCCACGATCCCGAGCGCCTGGCCCCGCAGGGAGGCGGAGAGGTACGAGGTGACCATGACCGCACCGAGCGCTGCGATAGCGGCACCGCCGATGGCCTGGATCATCCGCGAGACTATCAGGACCATTAAGGTCGGCGAGAGCCCGCAGAGGAGCGAGCCCGCGGTAAAGAGGGCAAAGCCGCCCAAAAACACGCCGCGGTAGCCCCGCATGTCCCCGAGACGCGAGGCGGCAAGGAGCAGGCTCACAAGGATGATGAGGTACGCGTTGAGCACCCACGATACTGCGACCGTGGATACTTCGAAAAACTTTGCAATGTCGGGAAGGGCGATGTTGACGATCGTTGCATCGAGGCCGGCCATAAACGAGCCCAGCGCAACCACGATGACGATCAAAAGGTCCTTTGCCGACATCCTGGCCGGCGCCTGCGGTGCGGTCATTCGGGATCACTTCAGTTTAGAGGGTAATTCGTTTTCCTGCTGATAAACGTTTCAGGGACCCCCGGCAGGGCATCCAGGAATTTTTTTATCTGTGCGGGCAGGATGTCTATCCGGGGACTGATGTATGACTGATCCATGCGATCCAAAAACGACCGGCACGGTCTCGTTCAAATCCGTTGCCCGGATCTACGACAGCGACGATACGTCGCCCGAGGCGCACCGCGACCTCGCGGACACGGCCGAGAGCCGGATCCTCCACGCGGCCCTTGCCGTTCCAAAAGGGCGGCATGCCGATATCTTCGACCGGCTGGAGATCGTGGTGCCGGACCTTGCACCGGGAGAGGACGCGGCAGTAGTCTCTGCCATCCGCGAACATTTCCTGCGCCGGGCCGGCGAGGTCAGGGACCAGACCCGGCTCACGGTCAGGACC contains the following coding sequences:
- a CDS encoding DHA2 family efflux MFS transporter permease subunit; its protein translation is MTAPQAPARMSAKDLLIVIVVALGSFMAGLDATIVNIALPDIAKFFEVSTVAVSWVLNAYLIILVSLLLAASRLGDMRGYRGVFLGGFALFTAGSLLCGLSPTLMVLIVSRMIQAIGGAAIAALGAVMVTSYLSASLRGQALGIVAMFTMLGAALGPVVGGFLTSTFSWQYIFFVNLPVGIAAILLGLKVIPRHDAVAPSARMDTGGIVAVFIALGALIYGLTTLQGTDPLKGVAALVVSALSWCLFVVMERRSKEPLVNLSLFAGRGYAVQNTCILLIQMAMAGVMVIMPFYLEIVKRIPTDTAGTILLALPVGMIITAPISGKISDVIGTKRPILLGFALCTAALFFLSTLSDRTSVGHVCIYLFLLGAGTGIAFSPLNSAVMGECPAKDRGSTSGLVKVMTNLGSSLGVACVMLVATIAAGPKLAEYSAHALAPAELASAFDAAFFFCMVLEAIGIVLMFAVHARAPPLDDDGALLAI
- a CDS encoding cupin domain-containing protein, whose translation is MDPSDLSARFESGTVIFPGCTTDAADRPWRAPPGSEGVFLKDLATGRETGGKFSYHLVRIAKGCAVANHTHDGPWEWNTILRGSGTIVLGDKEIPVTAGQSCATPPDVPHAVRAGNEDLLLVAFFVPALL